The following proteins are encoded in a genomic region of Burkholderia pyrrocinia:
- the ugpB gene encoding sn-glycerol-3-phosphate ABC transporter substrate-binding protein UgpB, with product MKKKPAGTLVRSIALGGALMFGVQHAAFAATEIQFWHAMEAALGERVNAIAEQFNASQSDYKIVPVFKGTYDQALAAGIAAYRSGNAPAIVQVYEVGTATMMQAKKAVVPVYDVFKQAGVPLDEKAFVPTISSYYSDAKTGHLVSMPFNSSTPVLYYNKDAFKKAGLDPNQPPKTWADVKADAEKLRKSGMACGFTTGWQGWIQLENYSAWHGLPFASRNNGFDGADAVLEFNKPQQIAHVAFLQQMAKDGTFTYAGRKDEASAKFYSGDCGIMTTSSGALANVQKFAKFSYGTGMMPYDANVKGAPQNAIIGGASLWVLAGKDPATYKGVAKFLAYLASPAVAAKWHQDTGYLPVTTAAYDLTRQQGYYAKNPSAETAIKQMLNKPPLPYTKGLRLGNMPQIRTVVDEEFEQVWAQKKSPKDALDSAASRGDELLRRFEKSGG from the coding sequence ATGAAGAAGAAGCCTGCGGGGACCCTGGTTCGTTCGATCGCGCTCGGCGGCGCGCTGATGTTCGGTGTGCAGCACGCGGCGTTCGCCGCAACGGAGATCCAGTTCTGGCATGCGATGGAGGCCGCGCTCGGCGAGCGGGTCAACGCGATCGCCGAGCAGTTCAACGCGTCGCAGAGCGATTACAAGATCGTGCCGGTCTTCAAGGGCACCTACGACCAGGCGCTCGCGGCCGGCATCGCCGCTTATCGCAGCGGCAACGCGCCGGCGATCGTCCAGGTCTATGAAGTCGGCACGGCCACGATGATGCAGGCGAAGAAGGCCGTCGTGCCCGTCTACGACGTGTTCAAGCAGGCCGGCGTGCCGCTCGACGAAAAGGCGTTCGTGCCGACCATCTCGAGCTACTACAGCGATGCGAAGACGGGCCATCTCGTGTCGATGCCGTTCAACAGCTCGACGCCGGTGCTGTACTACAACAAGGACGCGTTCAAGAAGGCCGGGCTCGACCCGAACCAGCCGCCGAAGACGTGGGCCGACGTGAAGGCCGATGCCGAGAAGCTGCGCAAGTCGGGGATGGCGTGCGGCTTCACGACCGGCTGGCAGGGCTGGATCCAGCTCGAGAACTACAGCGCATGGCACGGGCTGCCGTTCGCGAGCCGCAACAACGGCTTCGACGGCGCCGACGCCGTGCTCGAATTCAACAAGCCGCAACAGATCGCGCATGTCGCGTTCCTGCAGCAGATGGCGAAGGACGGCACGTTCACGTACGCGGGTCGCAAGGATGAGGCATCGGCGAAGTTCTATAGCGGCGACTGCGGGATCATGACGACGTCGTCGGGTGCGCTCGCGAACGTGCAGAAATTCGCGAAGTTCAGCTACGGCACGGGCATGATGCCGTACGACGCGAACGTGAAGGGCGCGCCGCAGAACGCGATCATCGGCGGCGCGAGCCTGTGGGTGCTGGCCGGCAAGGATCCGGCGACCTACAAGGGCGTCGCGAAATTCCTCGCCTACCTCGCCTCGCCGGCCGTCGCCGCGAAGTGGCACCAGGACACGGGCTACCTGCCGGTGACGACCGCCGCGTACGACCTCACGCGCCAGCAGGGCTACTACGCGAAGAACCCGAGCGCCGAAACCGCGATCAAGCAGATGCTGAACAAGCCGCCGCTGCCGTACACGAAGGGGCTGCGCCTGGGCAACATGCCGCAGATCCGCACGGTCGTCGACGAGGAGTTCGAACAGGTCTGGGCGCAGAAGAAGTCGCCGAAGGACGCGCTCGATTCGGCGGCCTCGCGCGGCGACGAGCTGTTGCGCCGCTTCGAGAAGTCGGGCGGCTAA
- the ugpA gene encoding sn-glycerol-3-phosphate ABC transporter permease UgpA has protein sequence MQSRSRFGASLLPYLLIAPQLAITAVFFLWPAGVALWQSTQMQDAFGTSSEFVGFANFTHLFADPLYLDSFRTTLVFSSLVTVSGLVVSLLLAACADRVTRGARAYRTLLIWPYAVAPTIAAVLWAFLFNPSIGLITYALAKGGIVWNHALNGGQAMSLVVLASVWKQVSYNFLFFYAGLQAIPRSLIEAAAIDGAGPVRRFFNIVLPLLSPTSFFLLVVNLVYAFFDTFPVIDAATGGGPAQSTKTLIYKIFAEGFQGLDIGSSGAQSVVLMIVVVGLTVIQFRFVERRVQYA, from the coding sequence ATGCAATCCCGTTCCCGTTTCGGTGCGAGCCTGTTGCCGTACCTGCTGATCGCGCCACAGCTCGCGATCACCGCCGTGTTTTTCCTGTGGCCGGCCGGCGTCGCGCTGTGGCAGTCGACGCAGATGCAGGACGCGTTCGGCACGTCGAGCGAATTCGTCGGCTTCGCGAACTTCACGCACCTGTTCGCCGACCCGCTGTATCTCGATTCGTTTCGCACGACGCTCGTGTTCAGCTCGCTCGTGACGGTGAGCGGGCTCGTCGTGTCGCTGCTGCTCGCCGCATGCGCCGATCGCGTGACCCGCGGTGCGCGCGCGTACCGCACGCTGCTGATCTGGCCGTACGCGGTCGCACCGACGATTGCGGCCGTGCTGTGGGCGTTCCTGTTCAATCCGAGCATCGGCCTCATCACGTATGCGCTCGCGAAGGGCGGCATCGTGTGGAATCACGCGCTGAACGGCGGGCAGGCGATGTCCCTCGTCGTGCTCGCATCGGTGTGGAAGCAGGTGAGCTACAACTTCCTGTTCTTCTACGCGGGCCTGCAGGCGATCCCGCGCTCGCTGATCGAGGCGGCGGCGATCGACGGTGCGGGGCCGGTGCGGCGCTTCTTCAACATCGTGCTGCCGCTGCTGTCGCCGACGAGTTTCTTCCTGCTGGTCGTGAACCTCGTCTACGCGTTCTTCGATACGTTCCCGGTGATCGACGCGGCGACCGGGGGCGGCCCGGCGCAGAGCACCAAGACGCTGATCTACAAGATCTTCGCGGAGGGCTTCCAGGGGCTCGACATCGGCAGTTCGGGCGCGCAGTCGGTCGTGCTGATGATCGTCGTCGTCGGGCTCACGGTGATCCAGTTCCGCTTCGTCGAACGCAGGGTGCAATACGCATGA
- the ugpE gene encoding sn-glycerol-3-phosphate ABC transporter permease UgpE, producing the protein MIENRKGFDLFCHAVLIAGVVLIVFPVYVAFCAATMNAQEVFTVPLSLVPSTHLFENIAYIWHHGSGGTTAPFGRLLVNSFAMALGIAVGKIAMSILSAYAIVYFRFPFRNTAFWLIFITLMLPVEVRIFPTVQVVSTLHLTNTYAGLTLPLIASATATFLFRQFFMTLPDELMDAARIDGAGPLRFFWDVVLPLSKTSIAALFVITFIYGWNQYLWPILITTEASLSTAVVGIKTMIASGDAATEWQYVMAATLLAMIPPLVVVLAMQRWFVRGLVDSEK; encoded by the coding sequence ATGATCGAAAATCGCAAGGGCTTCGACCTGTTCTGCCACGCGGTGCTGATCGCGGGCGTCGTGCTGATCGTGTTCCCCGTCTACGTCGCGTTCTGCGCGGCGACGATGAACGCGCAGGAAGTGTTCACGGTGCCGCTATCGCTCGTGCCGAGCACGCACCTGTTCGAGAACATCGCGTACATCTGGCACCACGGCAGCGGCGGCACGACGGCGCCGTTCGGCCGCCTGCTCGTGAACAGCTTCGCGATGGCGCTCGGCATCGCGGTCGGCAAGATCGCGATGTCGATCCTGTCGGCGTACGCGATCGTCTATTTCCGCTTCCCGTTCCGCAACACGGCGTTCTGGCTGATCTTCATCACGCTGATGCTGCCGGTCGAGGTGCGGATCTTCCCGACCGTGCAGGTCGTGTCGACGCTGCACCTGACGAACACCTATGCGGGGCTAACGCTGCCGCTGATCGCGTCGGCGACCGCGACGTTCCTGTTCCGCCAGTTCTTCATGACGCTGCCCGACGAGCTGATGGATGCCGCGCGCATCGACGGCGCGGGGCCGCTGCGCTTCTTCTGGGACGTCGTGCTGCCGCTGTCGAAGACGAGCATCGCGGCGCTGTTCGTGATTACGTTCATCTACGGCTGGAACCAGTATCTGTGGCCGATCCTGATCACGACGGAGGCGTCGCTGTCGACGGCGGTGGTGGGCATCAAGACGATGATCGCGAGCGGCGATGCCGCGACTGAATGGCAATACGTGATGGCGGCGACGCTGCTGGCGATGATCCCGCCGCTCGTCGTCGTGCTGGCGATGCAGCGCTGGTTCGTGCGCGGCCTCGTCGATTCCGAGAAATAA
- a CDS encoding sn-glycerol-3-phosphate import ATP-binding protein UgpC — protein MAALSLKGVRKSYDGKQHVLHGIDVEIADGEFIVLVGPSGCGKSTLLRMIAGLESVTDGEIAIGERVVNALEPKDRDIAMVFQNYALYPHMTVAQNMGYGLKIRGIERATIDARVAAAAKILELEPLLARRPRELSGGQRQRVAMGRAIVREPSVFLFDEPLSNLDAKLRVQMRLEIQRLHARLATTSVYVTHDQIEAMTLAQRVIVMNRGYAEQIGAPVDVYEKPATVFVAGFIGSPAMNLMQGRLSDDGATFTVAGGGPALPVAGAPGIGTAIATGRDWVLGVRPEHMTPQPGVAQAALPVDSCELLGADNLAHGRWGNHDVAVRLPHADRPARGTALAAALPAHRLHFFDPETGKRAG, from the coding sequence ATGGCTGCGCTGAGCTTGAAGGGCGTCAGGAAATCCTACGACGGCAAGCAGCACGTGCTGCACGGCATCGACGTGGAGATCGCCGACGGCGAATTCATCGTGCTGGTCGGCCCGTCGGGCTGCGGCAAGTCGACGCTGCTGCGGATGATCGCGGGGCTCGAGAGCGTGACGGACGGCGAGATCGCGATCGGCGAGCGCGTCGTCAATGCGCTGGAGCCGAAGGATCGCGACATCGCGATGGTGTTCCAGAACTATGCGCTGTATCCGCACATGACGGTTGCGCAGAACATGGGTTACGGGCTGAAGATCCGCGGGATCGAGCGCGCGACGATCGACGCGCGGGTGGCCGCAGCCGCGAAGATCCTCGAGCTCGAGCCGCTGCTCGCGCGGCGGCCGCGCGAGCTGTCGGGCGGCCAGCGGCAGCGCGTCGCGATGGGGCGCGCGATCGTGCGCGAGCCATCGGTGTTCCTGTTCGACGAGCCGCTGTCGAACCTCGACGCGAAGCTGCGCGTGCAGATGCGGCTCGAGATCCAGCGGCTGCATGCGCGGCTCGCGACGACGAGCGTCTACGTGACGCACGACCAGATCGAGGCGATGACGCTCGCGCAGCGCGTGATCGTGATGAATCGCGGCTACGCCGAGCAGATCGGCGCGCCGGTCGACGTGTACGAGAAGCCGGCGACGGTGTTCGTCGCGGGCTTCATCGGCTCGCCCGCGATGAACCTGATGCAGGGCCGGCTGTCGGATGACGGCGCGACCTTCACGGTTGCGGGCGGCGGCCCCGCGCTGCCGGTCGCCGGCGCGCCCGGCATCGGCACGGCGATCGCCACCGGGCGCGACTGGGTGCTCGGCGTGCGTCCCGAACACATGACGCCGCAGCCGGGCGTCGCGCAGGCGGCGCTGCCCGTCGACTCGTGCGAGCTGCTCGGCGCGGACAATCTCGCGCACGGCCGCTGGGGCAATCACGACGTCGCGGTGCGCCTGCCGCACGCGGACCGCCCCGCGCGCGGCACGGCGCTGGCGGCCGCGCTGCCCGCGCACCGGCTGCATTTCTTCGATCCCGAGACCGGCAAGCGTGCCGGCTGA
- the ugpQ gene encoding glycerophosphodiester phosphodiesterase, giving the protein MTSRTDWPYPRVVAHRGGGTLAPENTLAALDEGARRGHRMVEFDAKLSADDVTFLLHDDTVDRTSNGRGAAAGMRYAALAALDAGAWLDARFAGERIPTLEAAAARCIAQGLAANVEIKPCPGRERETGQRVAADAAAYWRDAGIPPLLSSFSFDALQQARATVPALPRGMLYEAVPDDWHAQAVGALGCVSLHADHKRLDAPLVRAIKAAGLRILVYTVNDLERARELVRWGVDAVCTDRIDLIGPDALDDLV; this is encoded by the coding sequence ATGACTTCCCGTACCGACTGGCCCTATCCGCGCGTCGTCGCCCATCGCGGCGGCGGCACGCTCGCGCCGGAGAACACGCTCGCCGCGCTCGACGAGGGCGCGCGACGCGGTCACCGGATGGTCGAGTTCGACGCGAAGCTGTCGGCCGACGACGTGACGTTCCTGCTGCACGACGACACGGTCGACCGGACGTCGAACGGCCGCGGGGCGGCGGCGGGCATGCGTTATGCGGCGCTGGCCGCGCTCGACGCGGGCGCATGGCTCGACGCGCGCTTCGCGGGCGAGCGGATACCGACCCTCGAGGCGGCGGCGGCGCGCTGCATCGCACAGGGCCTGGCGGCGAATGTCGAGATCAAGCCGTGCCCGGGGCGCGAGCGCGAGACAGGGCAGCGCGTGGCGGCCGACGCGGCCGCTTACTGGCGCGATGCCGGCATCCCGCCGCTGCTGTCGTCGTTCTCGTTCGACGCGCTGCAACAGGCGCGCGCGACCGTGCCGGCGCTGCCGCGCGGGATGCTCTACGAGGCCGTGCCGGACGACTGGCATGCGCAGGCCGTCGGTGCGCTCGGTTGCGTTTCGTTGCATGCAGACCACAAACGGCTCGACGCGCCGCTCGTACGCGCGATCAAGGCGGCTGGGCTGCGCATCCTGGTCTATACGGTCAACGATCTCGAACGGGCGCGAGAACTCGTGCGCTGGGGTGTCGACGCAGTCTGTACGGACCGGATCGACCTGATTGGCCCCGATGCGCTGGACGACCTCGTCTAG
- a CDS encoding OmpW/AlkL family protein, translating to MKRKLAITGAAALAFTFAGGTAHAQSAGDFYVSTGWLHLAPQDSSDPLFVYGVGGTPINQSIPNTGAGISDADTIGLATGYFITDHISTELVMGIPPKFDINGKGQFESFGKLGTVYQWSPALLLRYHFNDANAKFRPYVGIGATYVWFTGAKITNSAFENGVLGGPTSATTSNQWAPVFNAGFTYNFTKHWFAGLSLSYIPVSVTATFTTARRTPVGTLTETSKAHISLNPIVTYLNVGYRF from the coding sequence ATGAAACGAAAACTGGCCATTACGGGGGCTGCAGCGCTCGCATTCACGTTTGCGGGCGGTACGGCACATGCACAATCCGCAGGTGATTTCTACGTCAGCACCGGCTGGCTGCACCTTGCGCCACAGGACAGCAGCGACCCGCTATTCGTCTACGGCGTCGGCGGCACGCCCATCAATCAGTCCATCCCCAACACCGGCGCCGGTATCAGCGATGCCGACACGATCGGGCTGGCGACCGGCTATTTCATCACGGACCACATCTCCACCGAGCTGGTCATGGGGATTCCGCCAAAGTTCGACATCAACGGCAAGGGTCAGTTCGAAAGCTTCGGCAAACTCGGCACCGTCTACCAGTGGAGCCCGGCACTGTTGCTTCGCTACCACTTCAACGACGCCAACGCCAAGTTCCGCCCGTATGTCGGTATTGGCGCGACTTACGTCTGGTTCACCGGCGCAAAGATCACGAACAGCGCATTCGAGAACGGTGTGCTCGGCGGCCCGACCAGTGCAACCACCAGCAACCAGTGGGCGCCCGTCTTCAACGCCGGTTTCACGTACAACTTCACGAAGCACTGGTTCGCCGGCCTGTCGCTCTCCTACATCCCGGTCAGCGTGACCGCGACCTTCACGACGGCCCGCCGGACGCCGGTCGGGACGCTGACGGAAACGTCGAAGGCGCACATCTCGCTGAACCCGATCGTGACGTACCTGAACGTCGGCTACCGCTTCTAA
- a CDS encoding transposase → MARLARLYVPDQPQHVILRGLDQQPAFVDDQDYELFIDCLKAAARDHHLSVHAYVLLPRQVQLLVTPSDEASLPKAMQAVGRRYVAHFNRRYSRRGTLWEGRYRATVIEGERYFLLGSRVVEMSPVRSQLVATPEAYRWSSYRHHVGLTVDSLITDHPLYWALGNTPFDRQRAYKELCEQPLDERQADQLQQATLKGWVLGGENYREWAARTANRRVSPLPRGRPRKVRENTPPIQQ, encoded by the coding sequence ATGGCACGGTTAGCACGACTCTACGTTCCCGACCAGCCGCAGCACGTGATACTGCGCGGCCTGGATCAGCAACCCGCGTTCGTCGACGACCAGGACTACGAGCTCTTCATCGATTGCCTGAAGGCCGCCGCACGCGATCATCACCTGTCGGTGCACGCCTACGTGCTGCTGCCGCGCCAGGTGCAACTCCTCGTGACACCAAGCGACGAGGCAAGCCTGCCGAAAGCGATGCAGGCCGTCGGCCGCCGCTACGTTGCGCATTTCAACCGGCGCTATTCGCGGCGCGGCACCCTGTGGGAAGGCCGCTATCGGGCGACCGTGATCGAAGGCGAGCGCTATTTCCTGCTCGGGAGCCGCGTGGTCGAGATGAGCCCGGTGCGTTCGCAGCTCGTCGCGACGCCTGAAGCCTATCGCTGGTCGAGCTACCGGCATCACGTCGGGCTCACCGTCGACAGCCTGATCACCGACCATCCGCTCTACTGGGCGCTCGGCAATACGCCGTTCGATCGCCAGCGCGCGTACAAGGAGCTGTGCGAGCAGCCGCTCGACGAGCGGCAGGCCGACCAGTTGCAGCAGGCGACGCTCAAGGGCTGGGTGCTCGGCGGCGAGAACTACCGCGAGTGGGCGGCGCGTACCGCAAACCGGCGCGTATCGCCGCTGCCGCGCGGACGCCCCAGAAAGGTGCGCGAGAACACGCCGCCGATCCAGCAGTAA